From the genome of Phoenix dactylifera cultivar Barhee BC4 chromosome 17, palm_55x_up_171113_PBpolish2nd_filt_p, whole genome shotgun sequence:
ATACTGCGGCAATTCTAATGCCATTTACATTATTATTTTTCACCTACATGTTATACACGTACAATACAACAGCACCAGACCCTCTCTGAATATGAATGAAGGTTACcagtaaatataataaaattatagtTTCCGAAAAGGAGGCACTCTGGTTAGATCTTTCACCTGTTAAACTGCATGACAAATGAAGGGGGGAAAATCAAATAAGAGATGCAGAtaagttcaagaaattaattGGGCAGGCAACTACATATTTCAAGCAAATTTACCCTCTCGTGGATTCTAACATTCCAAGAATCATTCTTCGTTGATAAATTAGGTTCGGCAGTGTATGGAGTGCGGTGAGCCTGGTTTCTCAGTAGAGGTAACCTTGCAGGTACAGTATCATCATCGCTATCGTAGTAACTTCCATGATCTGGCCCAAGAGCCCTAAGCACTATGGCCAGGAATATGGACAATGCCTAGAAATTGAAGCCAAAATACTTTCATGTTAGCAAAATTAATGCAAGCACTTCCAGTTTAGACCAACTTTGTACGAAAAGATATTAAAAGCTACGAACTTCACATAAGTAGGTGGTGATGATTTGGAATGGCCAGTCATTACGTCTTATAGATGGCATTCCATTTTCAtttcaggatttttttttttaaaaaaaaaagaataggtaGACAAAGCAGGATAATAATTACTATCATCTTCAGAAAAAGAGAAGTAGCAACGAGCTACTGATGCTTCAGCTATGCAAGTCTTCATACAGTGGCATTTATATGCTGTAATATAATTAGGCTTGTCATGTGGAGATGCATCTATCTAAATGAAATACTTGCCTGAGCAGCTACAACCAACAATCCTATCCATTTGCACATCTCAAAATTTGATCTCACAAAATCCTTAAGCTCACCAAATTTCCCTGTTGGATCCTCTGGGAAGTCCTGATGCAGGATCAAAGCAGATCGaaacaagaacaaaaaaaaaaagagcatagGACATACTTAAAGGGGAAAGAATGCTAAAAGTAAAACAGTCAAGGAGATTCATACCTCTTCCCAGTTTCTGTTAAGAAATATATCCGCAGTAATTGCCACCTCCAGCATAACAAGCAAAAACACAAACACCATGTACTATAGACCCAtataaggtaatcaaaaaacAGCTCTTCTGTTAATATAAAATCGTACTTGAGGAAATGAAAACAACAATTACAATGAAATTTTCACAACATATGGTTCCAAGTAAACTGAAATAATGCTATTTCTAGGTTCAAGAAATTGGGGAGATAAGAGGATCGTATTTCTGCTTGGCTTGGAATTATGCTCATGTTCCATATGCTAGGCATTAT
Proteins encoded in this window:
- the LOC103716194 gene encoding tetraspanin-19-like, which produces MLRSCLQSALKLVNSVIGMAGMGMILYSLWMMRVWSKQIDGSGASSAPPWFIYTFLGLGIFLCLITCSGHIAAETASGHCLSCYMVFVFLLVMLEVAITADIFLNRNWEEDFPEDPTGKFGELKDFVRSNFEMCKWIGLLVVAAQALSIFLAIVLRALGPDHGSYYDSDDDTVPARLPLLRNQAHRTPYTAEPNLSTKNDSWNVRIHERFNR